The following are encoded together in the Desulfococcus multivorans genome:
- a CDS encoding SpoIIE family protein phosphatase: MTEMHQTMESILLVDDQPANLQLLMHTLKRLGCRLLVAKNGETALAIAKKARPDLILLDIMMPGIDGFEVCRRLKSDADTQKIPVIFLSALDDTGDKVRGLQLGAVDYVAKPFQPEEVIARVNTHLTIHRLSREVQRQRDELEHELQIVSQIQRYLLPDHLPRIDGLKMAVHYETSRYAGGDYYDILELPNGLLAVLMADAEGHSAPATVMMGMTAALFRACSTFLDKPDRMLAYLNENICKMNMESHVTAIYAVYDPRTRNLRIARAGHPLPIRYRLSEKKAAEIPCEGVFLMGFEPYSHVPVTETTLEPGDRLLFYTDGITDRAGETEDLYGTDRLIRQFSAAALNDPADILTAIVDDLKQFAGNRPADDDQAMLAIVVE; encoded by the coding sequence ATGACGGAAATGCATCAGACCATGGAGTCCATCCTCCTGGTCGACGATCAGCCGGCCAACCTTCAGTTGCTCATGCATACACTGAAGCGGCTCGGCTGCAGGCTGCTGGTCGCCAAAAACGGGGAGACGGCCCTCGCCATCGCGAAAAAGGCGCGTCCGGACCTCATCCTGCTGGACATCATGATGCCGGGAATCGACGGCTTTGAAGTGTGCCGGCGGCTCAAATCGGATGCGGACACCCAGAAGATCCCGGTGATCTTTCTGTCCGCGCTGGACGATACCGGAGACAAGGTGCGCGGACTCCAACTGGGGGCGGTGGACTATGTTGCCAAGCCCTTCCAGCCCGAGGAAGTCATCGCCCGGGTGAACACCCATCTGACAATCCATCGGCTCAGCCGCGAGGTACAACGGCAACGGGACGAGCTGGAACATGAACTGCAGATCGTGTCCCAGATTCAACGCTACCTCCTGCCGGATCACCTGCCCCGAATCGACGGCCTGAAAATGGCGGTGCATTATGAAACCAGTCGATATGCCGGCGGTGATTATTACGATATCCTGGAACTTCCCAACGGCCTTCTGGCCGTTCTGATGGCCGACGCCGAAGGCCACAGTGCACCGGCAACCGTCATGATGGGCATGACCGCCGCGCTGTTTCGGGCCTGTTCGACGTTCCTGGATAAGCCGGACAGGATGCTCGCCTACCTCAACGAAAACATTTGCAAAATGAACATGGAGAGCCATGTCACGGCGATCTACGCCGTCTACGATCCTCGCACCCGGAATCTCAGGATTGCCCGCGCCGGTCATCCCCTCCCGATCCGTTATCGACTCTCCGAAAAAAAAGCGGCCGAAATTCCTTGTGAGGGCGTATTTCTCATGGGATTCGAACCCTATTCTCACGTTCCGGTCACCGAGACGACTCTTGAGCCCGGCGACCGGCTGTTGTTTTATACGGACGGCATTACCGATCGTGCAGGCGAAACGGAAGATCTTTACGGGACAGATCGTCTTATACGGCAATTCAGCGCAGCGGCCCTCAATGACCCGGCTGACATCCTTACCGCGATTGTCGATGATCTGAAACAGTTCGCCGGAAATCGTCCGGCCGACGACGATCAGGCAATGTTGGCGATCGTTGTCGAATAG
- a CDS encoding B12-binding domain-containing radical SAM protein, whose protein sequence is MNVLLIYPKFPDTFWSFTYALNFIGKKAAFPPLGLLTVASLLPEEWPRRLVDMNVDCLTDKDLSWADMAFIGGMAVQRKSAKQIIARCSASNLKIVAGGPLFTAAPDEFDAVDHLVLDEAELTLPDFLSDLQYGQMKKVYRASGFCDLRDTPTPAWDLVKMKRYASMNIQFSRGCPFNCEFCNVTALFGHRPRMKTPRQVIAELDRIYAFGWRDSIFFVDDNFIGNKVYLKTHLLPALIEWRKGKKGCVFFTEASINLADDPELLDMMVTAGFDSVFIGIESPDEVSLTECHKTQNKNRDLLESVKMIHRSGLQVMGGFIVGFDSDRPSIFQRQIDFIQNSGIVTAMVGMLQAPPGTRLFDRLQRESRIVNNFSGDNVDGTTNILPRMGIDRLLDGYRSIMKQIYSPKNYYQRVRILLRELKAPEIGQPMNLQRFLSFFRCVFRLGVLGKERFHYWRLMVWTLFRKPRLMPVAITLSIYGYHYRKICELYIL, encoded by the coding sequence ATGAACGTTCTGCTTATCTACCCAAAATTTCCAGACACGTTCTGGTCTTTCACCTACGCGTTAAATTTTATCGGAAAGAAAGCCGCCTTCCCGCCGCTTGGCCTGCTCACCGTCGCGTCCCTGCTGCCGGAGGAATGGCCCAGGCGACTTGTGGACATGAATGTAGACTGCCTCACGGATAAAGATCTTTCGTGGGCGGACATGGCCTTTATTGGCGGCATGGCGGTTCAGCGGAAATCGGCCAAACAAATCATCGCCCGCTGCAGCGCTTCGAATTTAAAGATTGTTGCCGGTGGGCCGCTTTTTACCGCTGCACCGGATGAATTCGATGCGGTGGACCATCTTGTTCTCGACGAAGCGGAATTGACGCTCCCCGATTTTCTGTCCGACCTGCAATACGGGCAGATGAAAAAGGTCTACAGGGCTTCCGGTTTCTGCGATTTGCGCGACACGCCGACGCCTGCGTGGGATCTGGTAAAAATGAAGCGATATGCATCCATGAACATTCAGTTCTCCAGGGGATGCCCGTTTAACTGCGAATTCTGCAATGTGACGGCTTTGTTCGGTCACCGGCCGCGCATGAAGACCCCCCGGCAGGTTATCGCAGAACTGGATCGCATTTACGCTTTCGGCTGGCGCGACAGTATATTTTTTGTCGACGACAATTTTATTGGAAACAAGGTCTACCTTAAAACGCATTTGCTGCCCGCCCTGATCGAATGGCGCAAAGGTAAAAAGGGATGTGTTTTTTTCACGGAAGCCTCCATCAATCTCGCTGATGATCCTGAACTCCTGGATATGATGGTAACGGCAGGATTTGATTCCGTTTTTATCGGCATTGAGTCGCCCGACGAGGTCAGTCTTACGGAATGTCATAAAACCCAGAATAAAAACCGGGACCTTCTTGAAAGCGTCAAAATGATCCACCGTTCAGGGTTGCAGGTCATGGGCGGCTTTATTGTGGGCTTTGACAGCGACAGGCCTTCTATTTTTCAGCGGCAGATCGATTTCATTCAGAACAGCGGAATCGTCACCGCAATGGTCGGGATGCTCCAGGCCCCTCCGGGAACACGTCTTTTTGACAGGCTTCAACGGGAAAGCCGGATTGTCAATAACTTTTCCGGAGACAATGTTGACGGAACCACCAACATCCTTCCTCGAATGGGTATAGACAGGCTTTTGGATGGGTACCGATCGATCATGAAACAGATCTACTCTCCTAAAAACTACTACCAGCGGGTCAGGATCCTGCTGAGAGAACTGAAGGCGCCTGAGATCGGCCAGCCGATGAACCTTCAGCGGTTCCTCTCATTCTTTCGATGCGTCTTCCGGCTTGGCGTTCTGGGGAAGGAACGCTTTCATTACTGGCGCCTGATGGTCTGGACCCTGTTCCGTAAACCCAGGCTGATGCCGGTGGCCATAACCCTCTCAATATATGGCTATCATTACCGAAAGATATGTGAATTGTACATTCTTTAA
- a CDS encoding phospholipase D-like domain-containing protein, with protein sequence MILLLPGRVKYPLLHYASHALRGSFLDAGIEIYEYHKSLMHAKVAVIDAHWTTVGSSNLDPFSLLLSLEANVVVDDENFAGTLKHSLNQAIHTGSRRILQDHWRTQPIRLRLAGWLSYGVVRLMVGMTGYAPGKKSGPDMTDR encoded by the coding sequence GTGATTCTGCTGTTGCCGGGAAGGGTGAAATATCCATTGTTGCATTATGCCTCGCATGCCCTCCGCGGCAGTTTTCTCGACGCGGGGATTGAAATCTACGAATACCACAAAAGCCTCATGCACGCCAAGGTCGCTGTGATTGATGCGCATTGGACTACGGTGGGGTCCTCGAATCTCGACCCATTCAGCCTTCTGCTGTCACTCGAGGCAAATGTCGTTGTGGATGATGAAAACTTCGCTGGAACATTAAAGCATAGCCTGAATCAAGCTATCCATACCGGATCGCGGCGGATACTTCAGGATCACTGGAGAACGCAGCCCATCCGGCTGCGTCTTGCGGGCTGGCTGAGTTACGGCGTGGTGCGACTCATGGTCGGAATGACGGGGTATGCCCCGGGGAAAAAGTCGGGCCCGGATATGACGGATCGATGA
- a CDS encoding BON domain-containing protein — protein MELQDAEARFRDDDFTIGCVGPTSVGFDAAALQAVAVSLNYLNDRRERRLKMSLLHRGFFIVLLLSFALVLPGCQQEGTAEKAGEKVDQAAEKVSEQAQKAGEAVSEKAEKAAEYMDDAAITAKIKMDIMSDPLLKVSQISVTTTNGVVNLSGVVESQQSIDRAMEIVGSVKSVRSVENNLVVKAD, from the coding sequence ATGGAATTGCAGGATGCGGAAGCGCGATTCCGCGATGACGACTTCACTATCGGTTGCGTTGGGCCGACTTCAGTCGGCTTTGATGCCGCCGCCTTGCAGGCGGTGGCGGTTTCACTTAATTACTTAAACGATCGTCGCGAAAGGAGATTGAAAATGAGTTTATTGCACAGGGGATTTTTCATCGTTCTTTTGTTGTCCTTTGCTCTCGTACTGCCTGGTTGTCAACAAGAGGGAACCGCCGAAAAGGCAGGGGAAAAAGTGGACCAAGCGGCTGAAAAAGTGAGCGAACAAGCTCAAAAAGCAGGGGAGGCGGTAAGCGAGAAAGCTGAAAAAGCTGCCGAATACATGGATGATGCCGCAATTACAGCCAAGATCAAGATGGATATTATGAGTGACCCGTTGCTTAAAGTGTCTCAGATCAGCGTGACCACGACAAACGGGGTGGTCAATCTGAGCGGGGTCGTTGAGTCTCAGCAAAGTATCGACAGAGCGATGGAAATCGTCGGTAGTGTCAAGAGTGTCAGATCGGTGGAAAACAATCTTGTCGTCAAGGCCGACTGA
- a CDS encoding lmo0937 family membrane protein yields the protein MLWTIAVILLILWLLGLVSSYTMGGFIHVLLVIAVIVVLLNIIRGRRVL from the coding sequence ATGTTGTGGACGATTGCCGTAATACTGTTAATCCTGTGGCTTCTGGGTCTTGTGAGCAGTTACACGATGGGAGGCTTTATCCATGTTTTGCTGGTGATCGCCGTTATCGTAGTGCTGCTCAATATCATTCGGGGCCGGAGAGTCCTGTAG
- a CDS encoding MFS transporter translates to MFGSTSVTEKGNIGIYYGWVIVFAAFITLGISFGIWYSYSVFILAVIREFNWSTAAASSVFSIFIISHSTFAMAAGYLQDRFGPRVVVPAGSLLLAVSLIVTSWSENLWHFQLTYGVFAGAGISLTAFVSHSAFLPKWFERKRGLALGIATAGIGLGMLLIVPFSEKMISAYGWRSAYRILAAIVLFIVAPLNLILGRKSPEAISQHPDGDIPGNPRGAKPSSWVMEIIDKKWAAIDWDLLKASRTLTFWYLIGAFGFISFAFQGVLLHAVAAMVDAQLNKSTAAYVFGLAGIMGSVGKILFGCLSDKLGRERAKFIADVIAILGILALTFISSAHSPMTFIFAICFGIGYGAAAPLIPAITADIFIGRHYGLIFSFIAIGGGIGAAVGTYTVGLLRDTSGDYTAGFIVCCLSLAISCILVFLAAPGKVRRMKKIRFSS, encoded by the coding sequence TTGTTCGGTTCAACATCCGTTACGGAAAAGGGCAACATCGGCATCTATTACGGCTGGGTCATCGTTTTTGCGGCCTTCATCACATTGGGCATCAGCTTCGGTATCTGGTATTCCTATTCCGTGTTCATCCTCGCGGTTATCAGGGAATTCAACTGGAGCACGGCGGCGGCATCCAGCGTGTTTTCGATTTTTATCATCTCGCATTCCACCTTTGCCATGGCAGCGGGATATCTTCAGGACAGATTCGGACCCAGGGTGGTTGTTCCGGCGGGGTCTCTCCTGCTCGCCGTGTCCCTGATCGTTACATCCTGGTCTGAAAATTTATGGCATTTTCAGCTGACTTACGGGGTGTTTGCCGGAGCGGGCATCAGTCTGACGGCGTTTGTCTCCCATTCAGCCTTTCTGCCCAAATGGTTTGAACGCAAAAGAGGGTTGGCGCTGGGCATCGCCACGGCCGGGATCGGTCTGGGGATGCTCCTTATCGTTCCGTTCTCGGAAAAAATGATTTCCGCCTATGGCTGGCGATCCGCATATCGCATACTGGCCGCGATAGTCCTTTTCATTGTCGCTCCATTGAACCTGATATTGGGACGAAAATCCCCCGAAGCGATTTCGCAGCATCCGGACGGCGATATCCCCGGCAATCCCAGAGGCGCGAAACCCTCTTCATGGGTAATGGAGATCATCGATAAAAAATGGGCCGCAATCGACTGGGATCTGCTCAAGGCTTCCCGAACATTGACCTTCTGGTATCTGATCGGTGCATTCGGCTTTATTTCTTTTGCCTTCCAGGGGGTTTTGCTACATGCAGTGGCCGCCATGGTGGACGCGCAGCTCAACAAAAGCACGGCTGCCTATGTCTTTGGTCTGGCCGGCATCATGGGTTCCGTCGGCAAAATCCTATTTGGCTGCCTCTCGGACAAACTGGGACGGGAACGTGCCAAGTTCATTGCCGACGTCATCGCGATTCTGGGAATACTGGCACTGACGTTCATTTCATCGGCCCACAGCCCCATGACTTTCATATTCGCGATCTGTTTCGGCATCGGCTATGGGGCCGCGGCACCCTTGATTCCAGCGATCACCGCCGATATTTTCATCGGCAGACACTACGGCCTGATTTTCTCCTTCATCGCCATCGGGGGGGGAATCGGCGCGGCCGTCGGCACCTATACCGTTGGACTGTTGAGAGACACCAGCGGCGATTATACGGCTGGATTCATCGTCTGTTGTCTGTCTCTGGCAATTTCGTGCATACTGGTATTTCTGGCGGCCCCCGGGAAGGTCAGAAGAATGAAAAAAATCCGTTTTTCGAGTTGA
- the trhA gene encoding PAQR family membrane homeostasis protein TrhA, with protein sequence MKKATTITLSLLNQNIGQSQGEEIANSISHGIGLLGALIGTPFLIMHAVRNGNAGFIFGASVFSASMILLYLASTLYHAWPIGKTKRCFRIIEHSAIFILIAGTYTPLTLGILRGAFGWTLFGVIWGLAAAGVVLKAFYKTAHPILSTCLYLLMGWLLVIAVKPLFAGMPEKGLFLLIAGGLSYTTGVAFFAIDSRVPYGHLIWHLFVLTGTTCHYFLILWYAV encoded by the coding sequence ATGAAGAAAGCGACGACAATCACATTATCCTTATTAAACCAAAATATTGGACAGTCGCAAGGCGAAGAAATCGCCAACAGCATCAGCCACGGCATAGGGCTGCTCGGTGCGCTCATCGGAACGCCATTTCTCATCATGCATGCAGTGCGGAACGGGAATGCCGGATTTATTTTCGGCGCGAGTGTTTTCTCTGCTTCCATGATCCTTCTTTATCTTGCCTCCACGCTCTACCACGCGTGGCCGATAGGCAAGACCAAGCGCTGTTTCCGGATCATCGAGCATTCCGCGATCTTCATTCTTATTGCAGGCACGTACACGCCGTTAACCCTTGGCATCCTTCGTGGTGCATTCGGCTGGACGCTCTTCGGGGTTATTTGGGGTCTTGCCGCAGCCGGTGTAGTGCTGAAGGCATTCTATAAAACCGCACATCCCATTCTTTCCACCTGCCTTTATCTGCTGATGGGGTGGCTTCTCGTGATTGCGGTCAAGCCTTTGTTTGCCGGGATGCCTGAAAAGGGGCTATTCTTATTGATTGCGGGCGGCTTGTCGTATACCACCGGTGTCGCATTTTTTGCGATCGATTCGCGAGTGCCATACGGCCACCTGATCTGGCATCTATTTGTTCTCACCGGCACCACCTGCCATTATTTCTTAATCCTTTGGTATGCAGTCTAG
- a CDS encoding response regulator, which yields MPTETRDNKLKRDDTLIDLLDLKQLGPILEDFCNAAGIAAAVIDLKGNILASARWQRICTHFHRIDERTHKRCIESDTELAANLEEGKSFSIYHCKNGLTDAAAPIIIEGRHVANIFVGQFFLAEPDRAFFQRQAREFGFDTADYLSALDEVPIVSQEKLHAILGFLTGLAHLVASICLERKKAEQAKMELTRYKAHLENLVSDRTEQLKHSEERSRLILQSVAEGIFGTDVEGRCTFANEATLNMLGYESDELIGSPIHEKFHHSNADGSPHHKEDCPIYLAYKQGITSFRRDEVFWCKDGSFIDVSYTSVPKRQDDATIGSVVVFRDITARKKAEDALRESEYHLKAILTTTNEGFYWVNNDARTVALNDTMCKLLGRTREDIVGRTVFEFLDEENTKIMKEQLRRRASGQTGVYEIALSRPDGSKVLCLFHATPLYDKSGVKTGSFAMVTDITQRKKMEEELIIARDKAEAATRAKSDFLANMSHEIRTPMNAVLGMTHLALKTDLTPKQRDYLEKIQLSANALLGVINDILDFSKIEAGKLSMESIGFDLDEVLENLGTLMTIKTQEKEGVEILFSTDPEVPRSLVGDPLRLSQVLVNLANNAIKFTDHGEIVVSTKLVSLSKKTVVIQFSVRDTGIGLTEEQKTHLFTAFSQADTSITRKYGGTGLGLTICQRLVKMMGGRIWVESTFGVGSTFSFTAVFGTGRQVAGVCRVPPPELRGIKTLVVDDNPTSREIFQKMLESFSFDVTPAASGEEGLKEIEKSIGGSPYDIVVMDWKMPGIDGIEAAKRIKQDSRLARIPAIILVSAYAREDIMWRAEAAGLDGFLIKPISPSVMFDTIMNALARGEVKEFRPDNKEAKAAHAMKQLEGSRVLIVEDNEINQMVAMEILAGAGVVVSLAGDGREAVEAVQTNRFDAVLMDVQMPVMDGYTATRTIREDPRFKDLPIIAMTAHAMAGDHEKSTEASMNDHITKPIDPEQLYTILAQWISGAPPAAAKKPESETVAPRSTPEARAEAVPTPAAEEPLPETLDGFDLTKGLRRLQGNVALYRKLLISFAVKYAQRADEIRQALDAGDYHKAHSMIHEIKGLAGNLSAVQLQAAATELEKLVKHADKQNPPRPDALANAFAAFETLMDQALRSTGRLKSPTDESSAAPCREPAEQLPADLAKTVAGRLREAAEMGDVSEITAIAEEIASQSGNFTAYLDRITQLAEAFDFEGILEMANDLERIQG from the coding sequence GTGCCTACCGAAACCCGGGATAATAAGCTGAAAAGGGATGACACCCTCATCGATCTGCTGGATCTGAAACAATTGGGTCCCATCCTGGAAGATTTCTGCAACGCCGCCGGGATCGCGGCAGCCGTTATAGACCTGAAGGGCAATATCCTGGCATCCGCGCGCTGGCAGCGCATCTGCACCCATTTCCACCGGATCGACGAACGAACACACAAGCGCTGTATCGAAAGCGACACCGAACTCGCCGCGAATCTCGAGGAAGGCAAGTCGTTTTCGATTTATCACTGCAAGAACGGCCTGACCGACGCCGCGGCGCCGATCATCATCGAAGGCAGACATGTGGCCAATATTTTTGTGGGACAGTTTTTCCTCGCCGAACCCGACAGGGCGTTTTTTCAACGGCAGGCTCGGGAATTCGGCTTCGATACGGCCGATTATCTGAGCGCCCTCGATGAAGTGCCCATCGTTTCCCAGGAAAAACTGCACGCGATTCTGGGATTCCTGACTGGCTTAGCCCATCTTGTGGCATCCATTTGTCTTGAGCGTAAAAAAGCCGAACAGGCTAAAATGGAATTGACGCGCTACAAGGCACACCTGGAAAACCTGGTGTCGGATCGAACCGAACAACTCAAACACTCCGAGGAGCGCAGCCGTCTCATTCTGCAATCCGTAGCCGAAGGTATTTTCGGAACGGACGTCGAAGGTCGATGCACTTTTGCCAATGAAGCCACGCTGAACATGCTCGGATACGAATCCGACGAACTCATCGGCAGCCCCATCCACGAGAAGTTCCACCACTCGAATGCGGACGGCTCGCCGCACCACAAGGAGGATTGTCCCATTTATCTGGCCTACAAACAGGGGATCACCAGCTTCCGCCGGGACGAGGTGTTCTGGTGCAAGGACGGCTCTTTTATCGATGTCTCCTACACCAGCGTGCCCAAGCGGCAGGACGATGCGACCATCGGCTCGGTCGTGGTATTCCGCGACATCACCGCGCGAAAGAAGGCCGAGGATGCCCTGCGCGAGAGCGAATACCACCTCAAAGCCATTCTGACGACGACCAATGAAGGTTTCTATTGGGTCAACAATGACGCGCGCACCGTGGCCCTCAACGACACCATGTGCAAGCTGCTGGGCAGGACCCGTGAGGATATCGTCGGCAGGACGGTATTCGAATTCCTGGACGAGGAAAACACGAAAATCATGAAGGAGCAACTCCGGCGCAGAGCCTCCGGTCAAACCGGGGTTTACGAAATCGCCCTCAGCCGCCCCGACGGTTCGAAAGTGCTCTGCCTGTTCCACGCAACCCCCCTTTACGATAAAAGCGGCGTCAAAACCGGCTCTTTTGCCATGGTCACGGATATCACCCAGCGCAAAAAGATGGAGGAGGAGCTTATCATCGCCCGAGACAAGGCTGAAGCGGCCACCCGGGCAAAAAGCGACTTTCTGGCCAACATGAGCCACGAGATCCGCACCCCCATGAATGCGGTGCTGGGAATGACGCACCTGGCCCTCAAAACAGACCTGACCCCGAAACAGAGAGACTATCTTGAGAAGATTCAACTTTCCGCCAACGCCCTTTTGGGCGTCATCAATGATATTCTGGACTTTTCCAAGATCGAGGCCGGCAAACTGAGCATGGAGTCCATCGGCTTCGATCTGGATGAAGTCCTCGAAAACCTGGGAACTTTGATGACGATCAAAACCCAGGAAAAGGAGGGGGTCGAAATCCTGTTCAGCACCGATCCCGAGGTGCCCCGCTCCCTGGTGGGAGACCCCCTGCGGTTGAGTCAGGTGTTGGTGAACCTGGCCAACAACGCCATTAAATTCACCGACCACGGTGAAATCGTGGTTTCCACGAAACTGGTCAGTCTGTCAAAAAAGACCGTCGTCATCCAATTTTCCGTGCGCGATACGGGAATCGGTCTGACCGAGGAACAAAAGACCCATCTGTTCACCGCCTTCAGCCAGGCGGACACATCCATCACCCGAAAATACGGCGGCACGGGTCTGGGGTTGACCATCTGTCAGCGTCTGGTGAAGATGATGGGCGGCAGGATCTGGGTTGAAAGCACTTTCGGGGTCGGCAGTACCTTCTCTTTTACCGCTGTTTTCGGCACCGGCCGGCAAGTCGCCGGGGTCTGCCGGGTTCCGCCGCCCGAACTGAGAGGCATCAAAACACTGGTGGTGGATGACAACCCGACATCCCGGGAGATATTCCAAAAGATGCTGGAGTCTTTCTCCTTTGACGTCACCCCGGCGGCATCCGGTGAAGAAGGCCTGAAGGAGATCGAAAAATCCATCGGCGGAAGCCCTTACGACATCGTGGTGATGGATTGGAAGATGCCGGGTATCGACGGCATCGAGGCTGCCAAACGCATCAAGCAGGATTCGAGGTTGGCCCGAATCCCCGCCATCATTCTCGTCAGCGCATATGCACGGGAAGACATCATGTGGCGCGCCGAAGCCGCCGGACTTGACGGTTTTCTGATCAAGCCCATCAGCCCGTCGGTAATGTTCGATACCATCATGAACGCTTTGGCCAGAGGTGAGGTCAAGGAATTCCGGCCGGATAACAAGGAGGCGAAAGCTGCCCATGCCATGAAGCAACTCGAGGGTTCCCGGGTCCTGATTGTTGAAGACAATGAGATCAATCAAATGGTCGCCATGGAAATTCTTGCCGGCGCGGGTGTCGTCGTGTCTCTGGCCGGCGACGGCCGGGAGGCCGTGGAGGCCGTGCAGACGAATCGTTTCGATGCCGTGCTGATGGATGTGCAAATGCCGGTGATGGATGGTTATACCGCAACACGGACCATTCGTGAAGATCCCCGGTTCAAGGATCTGCCCATCATTGCCATGACCGCGCACGCCATGGCGGGCGACCACGAAAAAAGCACCGAAGCCAGCATGAACGATCATATTACCAAACCCATCGATCCGGAACAACTTTACACCATCCTGGCACAATGGATTTCGGGCGCTCCTCCCGCGGCCGCAAAAAAACCGGAGTCGGAGACGGTTGCACCCCGTTCCACCCCAGAAGCCCGTGCCGAAGCCGTCCCGACACCCGCGGCGGAAGAACCGTTGCCGGAAACGCTGGATGGTTTTGATCTTACAAAGGGTTTGAGGCGGCTGCAGGGCAACGTGGCGCTTTATCGCAAACTGCTGATAAGCTTTGCCGTCAAATACGCCCAGAGGGCCGATGAGATCCGGCAAGCCCTGGATGCCGGGGATTATCACAAGGCTCATAGCATGATTCACGAAATCAAGGGGTTGGCTGGCAATCTGTCGGCAGTTCAATTGCAGGCCGCAGCCACGGAACTGGAGAAACTGGTCAAGCACGCCGACAAGCAGAATCCGCCCCGGCCGGATGCACTCGCGAACGCCTTTGCGGCCTTTGAAACCTTGATGGATCAGGCATTGCGGTCTACAGGACGCTTAAAGTCCCCGACAGACGAATCGAGTGCCGCACCATGCCGGGAACCGGCGGAACAACTGCCGGCAGATCTGGCAAAAACGGTCGCCGGACGCCTCCGTGAGGCTGCCGAAATGGGCGATGTTTCAGAAATAACCGCAATTGCGGAAGAGATAGCTTCCCAATCCGGAAACTTCACCGCCTATCTCGACAGAATCACTCAGCTTGCAGAGGCGTTCGATTTTGAAGGTATCCTTGAAATGGCCAATGATCTTGAAAGGATACAGGGGTAA
- a CDS encoding CsbD family protein encodes MKSSTKDNMEGKMHQAKGKIKETVGKAVGNPDLEAEGKVENLEGKIQEKIGDVKKVVGQ; translated from the coding sequence ATGAAATCAAGCACGAAAGACAACATGGAAGGCAAGATGCATCAGGCCAAAGGCAAAATTAAGGAGACCGTTGGAAAAGCAGTCGGGAATCCTGATCTGGAGGCCGAAGGCAAGGTCGAGAATTTAGAAGGCAAAATCCAGGAAAAGATCGGTGATGTCAAGAAAGTTGTGGGCCAATAG